The DNA sequence GAAGACAGAAGAGAAATACATTTACCTAAAAAATAAAAAAGAAGCTTAACTATCGGAGGAATTATAAAATGGAAAATATGACATGGTTACAATATTTTATCGACAATAACGGAGGTATGATGTTCGCGGCTTTAGGCGTCGCTTTGGCAGTCGGCTTGGCGGGAACAGGTTCAGCAAAAGGAGTCGGTATGTGTGGTGAAGCCGCTGCTGCCTTGATCAAGGAACAACCGGAGAAATTCGGTAAATCATTGATCCTGCAACTATTGCCGGGTACGCAAGGGTTGTACGGTTTCGTTATCGGATTCCTGATTTATCTGCAAATGGCTCCTGAAATGACCGTTGCACAAGGATTGTATTATCTGATGGCCGGTCTGCCTATCGCAATCACTGGTTTGACTTCAGGTATCGCGCAAGGCCGTGTATCTACAGCGGGTCTGCAGATCTTGGCTAAGAGAGAAGAGCACAACACAAAAGGGATCATCTATGCTGCCATGGTTGAAACGTATGCGATCCTAGGATTCGTTACATCATTCTTGTTGGTATTGAACGCTTAAATCTCAAAAGCTCCAGAAGAATTTAAGAAAAAGTAAGGAGATGAGAAAGCGTGAAAGATCTACAATCCTTGTCTGAACAGATCCTGAACAAGACAAAAGCAAAAGGACAAAGCAAGCTGGAGGATGCTGAAAAAATTTCTGTCGCAAAGATAGAAGAGAGCAGATTGACTCTGGTTGAACAACAAAAGGCGCGCAAAGCTGCCATTTTGAAAAAAGTTGGCAACGATTTTGATCGTGAGCAACAAACGTTGAAAAATAAAGAGCGCAATGCTGTTTTGAAAGAGAAACAGGTCATCCTGAAATCGGTCTTCCAGCAGGCTTTAGAAAAAATGAACACGTGGGATGAAATCCATTTTGCGCAATTCCTGAACGGTGTGCTTGCTCAGGCTGGCGATTCGAAAGCCTACAGCATTGTTCCGGGCGCAAAATCGATCGCCCACTTTAAGGGGAAAGAGTTGCAGCAGCTGTTGGTCAAATATCCGGCTGTCAAGATTTCTGAGGAGTCCATTCCGAATAAAGCCGGATTCATCCTTCAGGAAGGCGGAGTCGACTACAACTATTGCTTCGATGATCTGATCGAAGATGTAAAGAACGACTTCGCAGCGGAGCTGGCGACTTTAGCATTCCAAGACGAAAAGTAAAGGAGGGGCACTATGCAAGAGATTGATTACAAAGGCGTCAATACGATACTTCGCACCTATGAATTAAAATTATTGGCGGAAGCGGATTACGATTGGATGCTGAAAGCCTCTTCTCTAAAAGATGCCTTGGATGTTCTGAAAGGTACCGGTTATGAGTTTGACGAGAAAGAAACACTGATGAACAAAAATTTCGAAGGTTTTCTCATGAAACACCTGGCAGAAGTCTATCAGGACTTGTTCAGCATCACACCGGTTGCTGAGATTGTGGAATTATTCGCCCTGCGCTATACCTATCACAACCTGAAAGTGTTGTTGAAACAACGTTTTTCGGGTGAAAATCTGGAGCAGTTGTTGATTCCCATCGGCAAATATTCCATAGCCAGTCTGAAGAAATTGGTCGAAACCGGCGACGGCAACGACGAACATCCGATTCTGATAGAAGGAGTTCAAGAAGCGATCCGCGATTTCGATGAAGGTCATCGCATCGAAGCGGCCACTATCTTTATGGACACTTATTATTTCAGGCATCTGCGTTCCATCAGC is a window from the Trichococcus shcherbakoviae genome containing:
- a CDS encoding V-type ATP synthase subunit K is translated as MTWLQYFIDNNGGMMFAALGVALAVGLAGTGSAKGVGMCGEAAAALIKEQPEKFGKSLILQLLPGTQGLYGFVIGFLIYLQMAPEMTVAQGLYYLMAGLPIAITGLTSGIAQGRVSTAGLQILAKREEHNTKGIIYAAMVETYAILGFVTSFLLVLNA
- a CDS encoding V-type ATP synthase subunit E translates to MKDLQSLSEQILNKTKAKGQSKLEDAEKISVAKIEESRLTLVEQQKARKAAILKKVGNDFDREQQTLKNKERNAVLKEKQVILKSVFQQALEKMNTWDEIHFAQFLNGVLAQAGDSKAYSIVPGAKSIAHFKGKELQQLLVKYPAVKISEESIPNKAGFILQEGGVDYNYCFDDLIEDVKNDFAAELATLAFQDEK
- a CDS encoding V-type ATPase subunit; this encodes MQEIDYKGVNTILRTYELKLLAEADYDWMLKASSLKDALDVLKGTGYEFDEKETLMNKNFEGFLMKHLAEVYQDLFSITPVAEIVELFALRYTYHNLKVLLKQRFSGENLEQLLIPIGKYSIASLKKLVETGDGNDEHPILIEGVQEAIRDFDEGHRIEAATIFMDTYYFRHLRSISNELQQPSITKMVDGMIDLYNLSTMIRSLKQNKPRGFLYTVLSSSGSILKRDLIEESINGPSAVMRKYYFSKEYGTRLSNMISETTNEVDTQKLDKLVDELTYELIAEGLYQPFGPIPLLGYLFAKEKEVTNIRLILVGKDNQIDEQILRERMRPVYGS